A window of Auraticoccus monumenti contains these coding sequences:
- a CDS encoding NAD(P)/FAD-dependent oxidoreductase: MDPVVVVGAGLAGLSAARELSREGVPVVVLDRGRRVGGRMASRRTDGRPVDIGASYLTVSDPGFEAVVTDWERRGLAHPWTDTFDVDAPDGRSRRSGPVRWAAGRGLRSLVEDLAEGLDVRQVTVEQVDGGRHVAGLDASAVVLAMPDPQARRLLGPSLSAERELLDVDSEPVLALTAWWGERVWAELDGVFVNDDPVLSWVADDGRRRGDGAPVLVAHSTPALAREHLDTPDDAAPAMLRTLARVVGTDVAPETTSVHRWTFARPTGGHGRSFHLSDGLVGFCGDAWSDKPRVEAAWVSGTALARELVSRL, from the coding sequence ATGGATCCCGTGGTCGTCGTCGGTGCCGGGCTGGCTGGACTCTCCGCCGCCCGAGAGCTCTCCCGGGAAGGCGTGCCGGTGGTGGTGCTCGACCGGGGCCGGCGGGTCGGGGGTCGGATGGCCTCCCGGCGCACCGACGGCCGTCCGGTCGACATCGGGGCCTCCTACCTCACCGTCTCCGACCCCGGCTTCGAGGCCGTGGTCACCGACTGGGAGCGGCGGGGCCTCGCCCACCCCTGGACCGACACCTTCGACGTCGACGCCCCCGACGGTCGCAGCCGGCGCAGCGGACCCGTCCGGTGGGCGGCGGGTCGCGGCCTGCGCTCGCTGGTGGAGGACCTGGCCGAGGGCCTGGACGTCCGCCAGGTCACCGTCGAGCAGGTGGACGGCGGTCGGCACGTGGCCGGCCTGGACGCCTCGGCCGTGGTGCTGGCCATGCCCGACCCGCAGGCCCGCCGCCTCCTCGGCCCGTCCCTGTCCGCCGAGCGCGAGCTGCTGGACGTCGACTCCGAGCCGGTCCTCGCGCTCACCGCCTGGTGGGGCGAGCGGGTCTGGGCGGAGCTGGACGGCGTCTTCGTCAACGACGACCCGGTGCTGTCGTGGGTGGCCGACGACGGCCGCCGCCGCGGTGACGGCGCCCCGGTGCTGGTCGCCCACTCCACCCCCGCGCTGGCCCGTGAGCACCTGGACACCCCCGACGACGCCGCACCGGCGATGCTGCGGACCCTGGCCCGCGTGGTCGGGACCGACGTCGCCCCGGAGACCACCTCGGTGCACCGCTGGACCTTCGCCCGTCCCACCGGCGGGCACGGACGTTCCTTCCACCTGTCCGACGGCCTGGTCGGGTTCTGCGGGGACGCCTGGTCCGACAAGCCCCGGGTCGAGGCGGCCTGGGTGTCGGGGACCGCGCTGGCCCGTGAGCTGGTGAGCCGCCTCTGA
- a CDS encoding CYTH and CHAD domain-containing protein has protein sequence MLRTWVRQRDRTRARREDAVVDELLDRGDGHELPEDLPLAPLRGRAPAGHRWETSELQLQDTYLDTPSGHLAQHELTLRLRADGPDAGWHLEVPHADGRADIADPSTSEQPPRTLRALVVGAQAGEQLSPVARVGVTRTTHRLRAADGTLLLELADDRVSAVTLGRESRVSSWREVTLRPASEGGAKPARRIAKRLQAAGETLGTSTSRLQRALGGAAPASAPDELDTVGALAWAYLADQCREIARCDIGLRRDEPLVHKYRVAIRRLRSTLRVFDALFDPDEIAVLEAELVWFAGLLGEVRDRDVLQERLAAKIAELPAEVVLGPVAAFVESTLSSERAEHWERAVEAMSGDRYQTLLRLLLRWRTLPPLTAVAGDPAEAVDGYLRRAEKKVTTRLAEAGGDVEALHRARKAAKRHRYAAELAAQAGSKQATRTIKDTTRLQTLLGEHQDSAVSAAFLRRLGAAAGADGGQNGFTYGYLMAREEELARRIRAEAERRWGRKER, from the coding sequence ATGCTCCGCACCTGGGTGCGGCAGCGCGACCGCACCCGTGCGAGACGGGAGGACGCGGTGGTCGACGAGCTGCTGGACCGTGGTGACGGGCACGAGCTGCCCGAGGACCTGCCCCTCGCCCCGCTCCGCGGCCGCGCGCCGGCCGGGCACCGCTGGGAGACCTCGGAGCTGCAGCTCCAGGACACCTACCTCGACACCCCCTCCGGCCACCTAGCCCAGCACGAGCTGACGCTGCGTCTCCGCGCGGACGGTCCGGACGCGGGCTGGCACCTGGAGGTGCCCCACGCGGACGGCCGCGCCGACATCGCGGACCCCTCGACGTCGGAGCAGCCACCCCGGACCCTCCGGGCCCTGGTGGTCGGCGCGCAGGCCGGTGAGCAGCTCTCCCCCGTGGCCCGGGTCGGCGTCACGCGCACCACCCACCGCCTCCGGGCCGCCGACGGCACGCTGCTGCTCGAGCTGGCCGACGACCGTGTCAGCGCCGTCACCCTGGGTCGGGAGAGCCGGGTCAGCAGCTGGCGCGAGGTCACCCTGCGACCCGCCTCCGAGGGAGGCGCCAAGCCGGCCCGGCGCATCGCCAAGCGGCTGCAGGCCGCGGGCGAGACCCTCGGCACGTCGACCAGCCGGCTGCAGCGGGCGCTCGGCGGTGCCGCCCCGGCGAGCGCCCCCGACGAGCTCGACACCGTCGGCGCGCTGGCCTGGGCCTACCTGGCCGACCAGTGCCGCGAGATCGCCCGCTGCGACATCGGGCTGCGTCGCGACGAGCCGCTGGTGCACAAGTACCGGGTGGCGATCCGCCGGCTGCGCAGCACCCTGCGGGTCTTCGACGCGCTCTTCGACCCCGACGAGATCGCGGTGCTGGAGGCCGAGCTGGTCTGGTTCGCCGGCCTGCTCGGCGAGGTGCGGGACCGCGACGTGCTGCAGGAGCGGCTGGCCGCCAAGATCGCCGAGCTCCCCGCCGAGGTCGTCCTCGGGCCGGTCGCCGCGTTCGTGGAGAGCACGCTCTCCTCCGAGCGGGCCGAGCACTGGGAGCGGGCCGTCGAGGCCATGTCCGGCGACCGCTACCAGACCCTGCTGCGGTTGCTGCTGCGGTGGCGGACGCTGCCGCCCCTGACCGCCGTGGCGGGCGATCCGGCCGAGGCCGTGGACGGCTACCTGCGCCGCGCGGAGAAGAAGGTGACGACGCGGCTGGCCGAGGCGGGTGGCGACGTCGAGGCCCTGCACCGCGCCCGCAAGGCCGCCAAGCGCCACCGCTACGCCGCCGAGCTGGCCGCCCAGGCGGGGAGCAAGCAGGCCACCCGCACCATCAAGGACACCACCCGGCTGCAGACCCTGCTGGGTGAGCACCAGGACAGCGCGGTCAGCGCCGCGTTCCTCCGCCGGCTGGGAGCCGCGGCCGGCGCCGACGGCGGTCAGAACGGCTTCACCTACGGCTACCTGATGGCCCGCGAGGAGGAGCTGGCCCGCCGGATCCGGGCCGAGGCGGAGCGACGCTGGGGCCGCAAGGAGCGCTGA
- a CDS encoding SH3 domain-containing protein yields the protein MNSALKRMGGVAASLVMTAGLVSGISVVVSSTAEARTTMVTATTSVNVRSGPGTRYRVVGALGTGQSLPVKGQAEDGWTQVGFAGTTAWVSSRYVVAGGGDDAAADAKASRGWRYGTTALNVRTGPSLSAAVVTVAAKGYGFQVTGETRGGYTEVNFKGKVRWVTSQYLTEKKPGSGSSAPARTEWRYGTVPLNVRTGPSSSARVVDVAGTGYGFELHGTTRDGFAEVTFKGSTRWVSARYLSKTEPTTSKPAAGKPQGKEEWRYGTVALNIRTGPSLSASVIDVAVRGYGFTTDGTTRSGFTEVTFKGKKRWVSARYLTSKKPAGATSPAPSDKLPEVVGHKYATTALDIRSASRNSTTYSEVPRGTKLAVTGKVENGRAQIIHNGAVRWVTAQYLSSTRPGTGAGGSGGGSSSGLSGLTSNSTYLLARLQARYPQVSTYYGVRADPIPDHPSGRALDAMLPSYSSASGRALGWDMAEWIKDNARELNVEYIIYDQRIWNVRRAGEGWRYMADRGSDNANHKNHVHITTLR from the coding sequence GTGAACAGCGCCCTGAAACGCATGGGCGGGGTGGCGGCATCCCTCGTGATGACCGCCGGCCTCGTCTCCGGGATCTCGGTGGTGGTGAGCAGCACCGCAGAGGCCCGCACCACCATGGTCACCGCGACCACCAGCGTGAACGTGCGCTCCGGTCCCGGGACGAGGTACCGCGTGGTCGGCGCGCTCGGCACCGGGCAGAGCCTGCCGGTGAAGGGTCAGGCCGAGGACGGCTGGACCCAGGTCGGCTTCGCCGGCACCACCGCCTGGGTCTCCTCCCGCTACGTCGTGGCCGGCGGCGGTGACGACGCCGCCGCGGACGCCAAGGCGTCCAGGGGCTGGCGCTACGGCACCACCGCGCTCAACGTCCGCACCGGACCGTCGCTGTCGGCCGCGGTGGTCACGGTGGCGGCCAAGGGCTACGGCTTCCAGGTCACCGGCGAGACCCGTGGCGGCTACACCGAGGTCAACTTCAAGGGCAAGGTCCGCTGGGTCACCTCCCAGTACCTCACCGAGAAGAAGCCGGGCAGCGGGTCGTCGGCCCCCGCGAGGACGGAGTGGCGCTACGGCACCGTCCCGCTCAACGTCCGCACCGGACCGAGCAGCAGCGCCCGCGTGGTCGACGTCGCCGGCACCGGCTACGGCTTCGAGCTCCACGGCACCACCCGCGACGGGTTCGCCGAGGTCACCTTCAAGGGCAGCACCCGGTGGGTGTCGGCGAGGTACCTGTCGAAGACCGAGCCCACCACGAGCAAGCCGGCGGCCGGCAAGCCCCAGGGCAAGGAGGAGTGGCGCTACGGCACCGTGGCCCTCAACATCCGCACGGGTCCCAGCCTCAGCGCGTCCGTGATCGACGTGGCCGTCCGCGGCTACGGCTTCACGACCGACGGGACCACCAGGTCAGGCTTCACCGAGGTGACCTTCAAGGGCAAGAAGCGCTGGGTCTCGGCCCGGTACCTGACGTCGAAGAAGCCGGCCGGGGCCACCTCGCCGGCGCCCTCGGACAAGCTGCCCGAGGTGGTCGGTCACAAGTACGCCACCACCGCGCTGGACATCCGCAGCGCCTCGAGGAACTCGACCACCTACTCCGAGGTGCCGCGTGGCACCAAGCTGGCGGTGACCGGGAAGGTCGAGAACGGACGCGCCCAGATCATCCACAACGGGGCCGTCCGCTGGGTGACCGCCCAGTACCTGTCGAGCACCAGGCCCGGCACCGGTGCCGGCGGCAGCGGCGGCGGGAGCAGCAGCGGCCTCTCGGGCCTGACCTCCAACTCGACGTACCTGCTGGCCCGCCTCCAGGCCCGCTACCCCCAGGTGAGCACCTACTACGGCGTCCGGGCCGACCCGATCCCGGACCACCCGTCCGGCCGGGCCCTGGACGCCATGCTGCCGAGCTACTCCTCGGCCTCGGGCCGGGCGCTCGGGTGGGACATGGCGGAGTGGATCAAGGACAACGCCCGCGAGCTGAACGTGGAGTACATCATCTACGACCAGCGCATCTGGAACGTCCGCCGTGCCGGCGAGGGGTGGCGCTACATGGCCGACCGCGGCTCAGACAACGCCAACCACAAGAACCACGTGCACATCACCACCCTGCGCTGA
- a CDS encoding metallopeptidase family protein, translated as MEREEFDRLVEEALARVPAELAALVDNCVFVVEDDAPAEEPGLLGLYDGVPLTERDTGYGAVLPDRVVVFMNPTLAICETHEEVVEEVGITVVHEIAHHFGIDDARLHELGWA; from the coding sequence ATGGAGCGCGAGGAGTTCGACCGGCTGGTGGAGGAGGCGCTCGCCCGGGTGCCGGCCGAGCTGGCCGCCCTGGTCGACAACTGCGTCTTCGTGGTGGAGGACGACGCCCCCGCCGAGGAGCCGGGGCTGCTCGGGCTCTACGACGGCGTCCCGCTCACCGAGCGCGACACGGGCTACGGGGCGGTCCTCCCGGACCGGGTGGTGGTCTTCATGAACCCGACGCTGGCCATCTGCGAGACCCACGAGGAGGTGGTGGAGGAGGTCGGCATCACCGTCGTGCACGAGATCGCCCACCACTTCGGCATCGACGACGCCCGGCTGCACGAGCTCGGCTGGGCCTGA
- a CDS encoding DUF202 domain-containing protein: MSTLFDRGAQNERTRLAWQRTLLSLVLCALVVARLVTTRALLPGLAVAGVALVLAGGLAVLTRRRYRAAESALRGSTALPDGRAALLLTLLVVTVAAGAAVLLVTWG, from the coding sequence GTGAGCACCCTGTTCGACCGGGGGGCGCAGAACGAGCGCACCCGGCTGGCCTGGCAGCGGACCCTGCTCTCGCTGGTGCTCTGCGCCCTGGTGGTGGCCCGGCTGGTCACCACCAGGGCGCTGCTGCCGGGGCTCGCGGTCGCCGGGGTGGCGCTGGTGCTGGCGGGCGGGCTGGCCGTGCTGACCCGGCGGCGCTACCGGGCCGCGGAGTCGGCCCTGCGCGGCTCCACCGCCCTCCCGGACGGCCGGGCGGCGCTGCTGCTGACCCTGCTGGTGGTGACGGTCGCCGCCGGTGCCGCCGTCCTGCTGGTCACCTGGGGCTGA
- a CDS encoding YidH family protein translates to MSDDPDDRWPRSVFGVGEEPDPRFTFANERTFLAWIRTGLGFLTAGVALVTVSSLVPGREWQTHLAAGVLIVCGVLCGVSGLLRWMGNEKALRLDRRLPSSRTMPLLTGALVLVALLAVVLLLP, encoded by the coding sequence GTGAGCGACGACCCGGACGACCGCTGGCCCCGTTCCGTCTTCGGCGTCGGCGAGGAGCCCGACCCCCGCTTCACCTTCGCCAACGAGCGCACGTTCCTGGCCTGGATCCGTACCGGGCTGGGCTTCCTCACCGCCGGGGTCGCCCTCGTCACCGTCTCCTCCCTCGTCCCCGGCCGGGAGTGGCAGACGCACCTCGCCGCAGGGGTGCTGATCGTCTGCGGGGTCCTCTGCGGGGTCTCGGGCCTGCTCCGCTGGATGGGCAACGAGAAGGCCCTCCGGCTGGACCGGCGGCTGCCGTCCTCGCGCACCATGCCCCTGCTCACCGGCGCGCTCGTCCTGGTGGCGCTGCTGGCCGTCGTGCTGCTGCTGCCGTGA
- a CDS encoding DUF6458 family protein, giving the protein MRVGPGIALLALGAILAFAVSDNFSGVDLTTIGYILMGAGVLGIILGLVLTANANRGVRSSTTRRVVDDGTTPPREEVTRREVD; this is encoded by the coding sequence ATGAGGGTTGGACCAGGAATCGCACTGCTGGCACTGGGGGCCATCCTGGCCTTCGCCGTCAGCGACAACTTCAGCGGCGTCGACCTGACGACCATCGGCTACATCCTGATGGGCGCGGGGGTGCTGGGCATCATCCTCGGGCTCGTGCTCACCGCCAACGCCAACCGCGGCGTCCGCAGCAGCACCACCCGCCGCGTCGTCGACGACGGCACCACCCCCCCGCGCGAAGAGGTCACCCGCCGCGAGGTCGACTGA
- a CDS encoding fatty acid desaturase family protein — MSSSTLERPAPGHGASDFTSLTQRVREAGLMRRRYGYYWTKLIGAVVLTAAWVVGFVLIGESWWQLLNAAVLAVLMTQIAFLGHDAAHRQIFKSGRWNDWTSLVVANLLVGISYGWWQSKHTKHHSGPNKIGTDPDIDLPVLAQTPEQGDRRRHPVSRWLLARQGWYFFPLLLLEGLSMHVDGIKRVINPRPVPRRGAEIAMLAVRLGGYLTLVFLVLPPGMAAAFLGVQLALFGLYMGSAFAPNHIGMPLVSPKLRLDFLRRQVLLSRNISGGPLMSVFLGGLNYQIEHHLFPSMARPHLRRVQAMVVEHCAEVGVPYTQVSLLSAYRTVVSHLNTVGLKDRDPFLCPLVAARRTPGLAETSPALAMARH, encoded by the coding sequence TTGTCTTCTTCCACTCTCGAGCGTCCGGCCCCCGGCCACGGCGCCAGCGACTTCACGTCCCTCACCCAGCGAGTCCGCGAGGCCGGCCTGATGCGCCGCCGCTACGGCTACTACTGGACCAAGCTCATCGGCGCCGTCGTGCTGACCGCCGCCTGGGTCGTGGGCTTCGTGCTCATCGGCGAGTCCTGGTGGCAGCTGCTCAACGCCGCCGTCCTCGCCGTCCTGATGACCCAGATCGCCTTCCTCGGCCACGACGCCGCGCACCGGCAGATCTTCAAGTCCGGGCGCTGGAACGACTGGACCAGCCTGGTGGTGGCCAACCTGCTCGTCGGCATCAGCTACGGCTGGTGGCAGAGCAAGCACACCAAGCACCACTCCGGTCCCAACAAGATCGGCACCGACCCCGACATCGACCTCCCCGTCCTGGCGCAGACGCCGGAGCAGGGTGACCGTCGCCGCCACCCGGTCAGCCGCTGGCTGCTGGCCCGCCAGGGCTGGTACTTCTTCCCGCTGCTGCTGCTCGAGGGCCTCTCGATGCACGTCGACGGCATCAAGCGCGTCATCAACCCGCGGCCGGTCCCCCGCCGTGGTGCCGAGATCGCCATGCTCGCCGTGCGTCTGGGCGGCTACCTCACCCTGGTCTTCCTGGTGCTGCCCCCCGGCATGGCCGCGGCCTTCCTCGGCGTCCAGCTCGCCCTCTTCGGCCTCTACATGGGTTCGGCCTTCGCGCCCAACCACATCGGCATGCCGCTCGTCTCCCCCAAGCTGCGGCTGGACTTCCTGCGCCGCCAGGTGCTGCTGAGCCGCAACATCTCCGGCGGACCGCTGATGTCGGTCTTCCTGGGCGGGCTCAACTACCAGATCGAGCACCACCTGTTCCCCTCGATGGCCCGACCGCACCTGCGTCGTGTGCAGGCCATGGTGGTCGAGCACTGCGCCGAGGTGGGGGTCCCCTACACCCAGGTCTCGCTGCTGTCGGCGTACCGCACCGTGGTCAGCCACCTCAACACCGTCGGCCTGAAGGACCGGGACCCGTTCCTGTGCCCGCTGGTCGCCGCCCGGCGCACCCCCGGTCTCGCTGAGACCTCGCCTGCGCTGGCGATGGCGCGGCACTGA
- a CDS encoding GAF and ANTAR domain-containing protein, whose amino-acid sequence MRGDAPLRPERLVGSSEDLEQLRVGLDALSGLAVGRLSLEETLTAVATFAVQAIPGADGAGLTLREADRADVVVATSAFVREVDDVQHEFGHGPCLTAMSEQRVVRIGSLGSDEQWRRFGSRVARMGVHSVLALPLVTAEGALGALNVYAHAKQAFDERAAHLGQLFAVPAAVAVQNAQVLARATRLAEQLQRTLDERSGVERAVGIMMARSGHAREDALDRLRKLSQAGHVKMSVMAERVVDEAVRAARARRP is encoded by the coding sequence GTGCGCGGCGACGCACCGCTGCGACCGGAGCGGCTGGTGGGCAGCAGCGAGGACCTCGAGCAGCTGAGGGTCGGGCTGGACGCCCTCTCCGGTCTCGCCGTCGGCCGACTCAGCCTGGAGGAGACCCTCACCGCGGTGGCCACCTTCGCGGTCCAGGCGATCCCGGGTGCGGACGGCGCCGGGCTGACGCTGCGCGAGGCCGACCGCGCCGACGTCGTCGTCGCCACCTCCGCCTTCGTCCGCGAGGTGGACGACGTCCAGCACGAGTTCGGGCACGGACCCTGTCTGACCGCCATGTCGGAGCAGCGGGTCGTCCGGATCGGCTCCCTGGGCAGCGACGAGCAGTGGCGCAGGTTCGGGTCCCGGGTGGCCCGGATGGGGGTGCACAGCGTGCTCGCCCTGCCGCTGGTGACCGCGGAGGGGGCGCTCGGAGCCCTCAACGTCTACGCGCACGCCAAGCAGGCCTTCGACGAGCGCGCCGCCCACCTGGGCCAGCTGTTCGCCGTCCCGGCCGCCGTGGCGGTGCAGAACGCGCAGGTGCTGGCCCGGGCGACCCGGCTCGCCGAGCAGCTGCAGCGCACCCTCGACGAGCGCAGCGGCGTCGAGCGCGCGGTCGGGATCATGATGGCCCGCAGCGGTCACGCCCGCGAGGACGCCCTGGACCGGCTGCGCAAGCTGAGCCAGGCCGGGCACGTCAAGATGTCGGTGATGGCCGAGCGGGTGGTCGACGAGGCCGTCCGGGCGGCCCGGGCCAGGAGACCCTGA
- a CDS encoding TerC family protein, with the protein MNTTPLVWAVTIAVTIAFFVYEFFAHVRRPHEPSIGESARWSAFYIGLALVFGVGVGVVSGWTYGGEYFAGYLTEKALSIDNLFVFLLVMTAFAVPKIYQQKVLMIGIVIALVLRGVFIAVGAALIANFSWIFYLFGAFLLVLAYQQARGSHDSNPADGRFMRAVRRVLPVTEEFHGDRMTVRLDGRRFVTPLLLTIIAIGFVDLVFAVDSIPAIYGLTDQAYIVFTANAFALMGLRQLYFLIGGLLERLVYLAQGLAVILAFIGVKLLLHALHVNELGFVNGGQPVLWAPEIPIWFSLLFIAATITVATLASLRRTRGDRSKEPVDPAGDAPDPEKQLS; encoded by the coding sequence GTGAACACCACTCCGCTCGTCTGGGCCGTCACGATCGCGGTCACGATCGCCTTCTTCGTCTACGAGTTCTTCGCCCACGTCCGCCGGCCGCACGAGCCGAGCATCGGCGAGTCCGCCCGCTGGTCGGCCTTCTACATCGGTCTCGCGCTGGTCTTCGGCGTCGGCGTCGGCGTCGTCTCCGGCTGGACCTACGGCGGTGAGTACTTCGCCGGCTACCTGACCGAGAAGGCGCTGTCGATCGACAACCTCTTCGTCTTCCTGCTGGTGATGACCGCGTTCGCCGTGCCGAAGATCTACCAGCAGAAGGTGCTGATGATCGGCATCGTCATCGCGCTCGTGCTGCGCGGCGTCTTCATCGCCGTCGGCGCCGCGCTGATCGCGAACTTCTCCTGGATCTTCTACCTCTTCGGGGCGTTCCTGCTGGTGCTGGCCTACCAGCAGGCCCGCGGCAGCCACGACAGCAACCCCGCCGACGGCCGCTTCATGCGGGCCGTGCGCCGGGTGCTCCCCGTCACCGAGGAGTTCCACGGCGACCGGATGACCGTCCGGCTGGACGGCCGGCGGTTCGTGACCCCGCTGCTGCTGACCATCATCGCCATCGGCTTCGTCGACCTCGTCTTCGCCGTCGACTCCATCCCCGCGATCTACGGGCTGACCGACCAGGCCTACATCGTCTTCACCGCCAACGCCTTCGCCCTGATGGGTCTTCGCCAGCTGTACTTCCTGATCGGGGGCCTGCTCGAGCGCCTGGTCTACCTGGCGCAGGGTCTGGCGGTCATCCTCGCCTTCATCGGCGTGAAGCTGCTGCTGCACGCCCTCCACGTCAACGAGCTGGGCTTCGTCAACGGCGGCCAGCCGGTGCTGTGGGCCCCGGAGATCCCGATCTGGTTCTCGCTGCTGTTCATCGCCGCCACCATCACCGTGGCGACGCTCGCCAGCCTGCGGAGGACCCGTGGTGACCGCAGCAAGGAGCCGGTGGACCCCGCGGGCGACGCGCCGGACCCGGAGAAGCAGCTGTCCTGA
- a CDS encoding universal stress protein has translation MTTAPVVVVGFDDSPAAAAALAWAADWARVTGGSVRALHALAPRLVAPPNWCIGDAGRAEHHGRDLDEPSQRERITALFAATAPAPRTTLELTGAPAGERLVAASASADLLVIGTRGRRGAARLLEGSTSHYCLSRARCPVVAVPAG, from the coding sequence GTGACCACCGCTCCCGTCGTCGTCGTCGGGTTCGACGACTCCCCCGCCGCAGCCGCGGCACTGGCCTGGGCCGCCGACTGGGCCCGCGTCACCGGAGGGTCGGTCCGGGCGCTGCACGCCCTCGCCCCCCGCCTGGTGGCCCCGCCGAACTGGTGCATCGGCGACGCCGGCCGGGCCGAGCACCACGGCCGCGACCTCGACGAGCCCTCCCAGCGCGAGCGCATCACCGCGCTGTTCGCCGCCACCGCCCCAGCGCCTCGGACGACGCTGGAGCTCACCGGCGCACCGGCAGGCGAGCGGCTCGTGGCGGCGAGCGCCTCCGCCGACCTCCTCGTCATCGGCACCCGCGGACGGCGGGGTGCCGCCCGGTTGCTCGAGGGCTCCACCAGCCACTACTGCCTCAGCCGCGCCCGCTGCCCCGTGGTGGCCGTGCCTGCGGGCTGA
- a CDS encoding pyridoxamine 5'-phosphate oxidase family protein codes for MTDSRRSTALGRFQCEELLAQHHLARVALNGRGGLRIHPVSYRFHDQSVVFRTTPDSVLGGLAHPQPVAVLVDQLDEESRSGWSVLLQGTSRGISDLTELAHLWTVDELSPWGVGVHTVFVEVRAEHVTGRAFSAGPAGPGPVGGELS; via the coding sequence ATGACCGACAGCCGTCGCAGCACCGCCCTGGGACGCTTCCAGTGCGAGGAGCTGCTGGCCCAGCACCACCTGGCCAGGGTGGCGCTCAACGGCCGCGGGGGACTGCGCATCCACCCCGTCAGCTACCGCTTCCACGACCAGTCCGTCGTCTTCCGCACCACCCCCGACAGCGTCCTGGGCGGTCTCGCGCACCCGCAGCCCGTCGCCGTCCTGGTCGACCAGCTGGACGAGGAGAGCCGCTCCGGCTGGTCGGTGCTGCTGCAGGGCACCAGCCGCGGGATCAGCGACCTCACCGAGCTGGCGCACCTGTGGACGGTGGACGAGCTGAGCCCGTGGGGCGTCGGCGTGCACACCGTCTTCGTCGAGGTCAGGGCCGAGCACGTGACGGGCCGCGCCTTCAGCGCCGGGCCGGCCGGACCCGGCCCCGTCGGCGGCGAGCTGTCCTGA